tttcttcctaaaagggagttttttcttgccactgtcgcaatagccactgctaatgcttgctcttgagggaattactgtaattgttggggttttggaatttatagagtgtggtctagacctactctgtctgtaaagtgtctcgagataacttttgttatgatttgatactataaataaaattgaattgaaattgaacttAACAATGcctttttttacagtttaatttTCTGAATACAAAATCCAAGTTCATTCCTGCAGAGTATTTCATGCCTTATTCTTGCCTCTCCCTGCTACCTACCATGATGTTAGGCAGGGTGGCATATCTGGGGGTGTTGAGTCGAAGGTCAGCGGTAATCACTGCTGGTACGTTGATCTTAATAGTTTCCAGGCCACCATCAACTTCTCTCACCACTTTAATCTTGTCTCCTTCCAATGACACCTCTGATGCAAATGTACCCTGTGACATGAAAATAAAGTGCAAAGTCATAaacttaaacacacaaacaataacTGTTGTCAAATCCTGTCCCAGCTGGAAAACATTTTTGTACACTATCATTTCTAACTTTGCAATGGTGTGAGGATATTTAAGGTCATAAGACAGTCAATGTGCTTTGTGACTTTGCAACTACACTTTGATTGTAACTAATCCAGGGTAAATGTGtttgttcattttatttaagaagGGACACATCAATTAACATGAGCACTTGAGTCCAATATGTAAACGTGCCAGATTTACAGGCGGCTTTTAATCTGCAGTCCCTGGCGGGTTGATGGCATATAAGCACAAATAAAGAACCATAAGCACAGACAAATTAACtagtaataatattaataataataataacatttaaGAATATAAAATTGACGATAATAAGTCATGAGGTTGGTAATTTGTGATAATATGAGAGTAAGAATGATGTAACATTTTCTGGATTTACATTATAATATGTGCCTCACACTGCTCAAACTGTACACTGTGAGAACTGTGAGACAACATGTCAACAAAGTGCTCCATCTATTGGCCAGCCAGTGGAACTTCACTTCAACTGTCCTTGCAGCCGTTGACCTGATCTGTGCAGGATCACCGCTGCTCTTACTGACTCAAACTAGTGTCCGCTAACTTACGGGGGCAAACGCTGCTACGTCACACATTTGAcaatttgtaaaaacaaactggaagaaaaagttggggaaaaaaagagaaactgacATGATCTTATTTACAGTGATGATCACTTAAGAGTCAAGTCAACAGGCTGTTCTTATTTTAGGGACAGGTTGGCTTGGTCCTGTTAAGAATAACTGCATTAAAGTTACAACTCACCTGAGGCCAGTCCAGTAAGGCTGCGGTCATCTGGCCAGTCTGATTGCAGTCATCATCGATAGCCTACGAAAGCAACATATTACGGTCATTAAAAGGTAACAGTAGTGCACTGCACAGCGGCTTCATCACAGTACGAAAGCAGGAAGTTTGATCTGATTTAATTAGTGAAATCAAcccgcgttttttttttttaacctgtttgCCAAGGATGATGAGTTGAGCTTCCTCCTTCTTGGCCAAAGCAGCCATGATCTTGGAGATCTGCAGGGGTCCCAAGGTTTCATAGTCTTTCCCAGTCACTTCCACATGAATGCCACGGTCCGCTCCCATGGCAAGGGCAGTACGGATGGTCTCCTAAGTGAGGGAGAAATATGGGTCAAAAGAACTTGTTTTGAGGGGAAATTAGAATAATTAGGGGGTTCTGCTCCCCAGTTAAAATTTTACCCAACccaaaaggattaaaaaaaacaatgtggtAGGGGCTACAATTTATACCACATTTATCTccatatataattaataaatctAGCAATGACTACTTATTGTTAATGAAAATAAGAAGTGTTGCACACTCTGGCTCCATTTGCAGATCTCTTTTTATTCTAATGACGATTCGGCCCTCAGGCCTTCTTCAAATCAACAATCAAAGACGGACACAACCACAGGTAACTTCTATAACAACTTTAAAACAATATGCATAATTCCTCCTTTCTCATGTTGGCTCGCTTCTGAAGTTGTCCTGATTAATTACAGCATGACTAAACCCTCTGGAGCTAAATTTGtgcttatactgtatgtcaccGGCTGTTGTATACATGGAATTCCAActatttaattaaaattatattttacatatttgtgaCATTATATTACGTACATATAcattacacatacatataacacTTAATAACAGTATGATTCCACTAAAAATTTATTTAAGCCCAGCGAAAACCTATAAAATAGTGAAACCACTAAAAAGAACCCCTCCAAAAGTAGGCAACCTGCCACACAACGCTGTGGGTCTCCAAGACACTGGTTAACAAGGCAGGGGTGCAGAGTCTGGCCCCATTTCACCCACCTGTGCTTGCTGTGGACCGCAGCTAACAGCCACCACCTCCTTAATGAGCTTCTTCTCCTTCATCTTGACCGCCTCCTCCACAGCGATCTCACAGAAGGGGTTCATTGAGTGCTTAACACCATCCGTCACCACGCTACTGTTGTCCGGCTTTACACGGATCTGAGGAGGAAGAAGGCCACGGGACAGAGTCACTACGGGGGGTTCCAGATGAATAACAAACAATCCAGATAGCCTGGATTCTAGGGCAAACACGATGACAGAGAGACTCACACAGCAAGGTGAAAAGGCAAGTGATGCATGTTTAAACAGGAGCCGTGTAGCTGGCAAAATATGTATTCATTTTTGGATAAGCTctcatctccttttttttttactttaatttatTGGTTTACTGTTggaaaattatataaaaaaaacttccacaccaaactggaaaaacatttctttatggACTTGGCTTTGTGCAAATTGTTGCCACAAAGTAGGAAGCATACTCTTGTCTGTCTATAGTCATTGTATGATGAAGCTTTAAGAATTCCCTGAAACAGAACTGAGTAACCTAGCCAAAAAAACTAACCAAAAGTACACAAACGTAATATGGGCAGAAGTGTCCATATACTTCGAGccatatagtgtgtgtgtgtgttacatgttATATAACTTTACATATGCAGAATACgaagtttaaataaataattgcaaCATTTAAGCCAGATCAATATGTGAAACATAATTACGAGAGCATAAATAATCAATAAGTCTTAATAAAGGATGTAACAATCTCACATAACAGCATATGTAAAGCaataggggtgcacgattcatattgatttttaggctcaggattcgattcaaaatcaattttttagtcaaaaacgattctcgattaaaaatacgattcacagtatgtaaatgtagttacgttacccatgtgattgcagtagacatacaataaaataaatatatagctatataaaatcgatttttggaattctatgaatcgattttttttgcacacgcCTATAAAAGCTAAATAAAATTGCATTTTAATCATCTTCTTGAAGGTAAGCAGAAGAAGCTAGAGATGTGTCACTGCTAAGATCCTGCTCAGCTGAACAGCAGCTGAAGCTGTTACGAACAAACAGCAAAACAGATATTGATTACGGTTTAGCCTAATGCTTTATCTCTGGTGAGACGGTGTTCTCGCTAAAGGTGAAAGAAAAATTGAGATGACAATAATTGTGTAACTGTACCGTACACCATTGTGTAAAAGCTGATTTATAAGTGAACATGTCAGCGAGTTAGACATTAGGTTACATAACTAGAAAACATCAGCCTTACAGCTGTTCAGGTAACCAGCAGGAAGTCGTACATTGCAGTCTTGCTCTAATGACCATATGAGTTTAGCTGAAGACTGACAGGTTATCTGTCAAATACGTGAACGTTAGTTGTGTTACTTAGCTCTTGTGCCACGGACAGCTGGCGTCaacaggctaacgttagctaacgttacgttagcTGAACACAGAAAGTCAAGTGAGTGGGTAAAGGAAAATTACTTTAAAACCCAAATACAATCGTTGAAAGGATATTACCTTAACAGCGTAGTCAATGACACGCTTAACTCCGACGAGGACACGACCAGACATTTTTGCTGAAAGGTTTAACTATGCAGTAGTAGCCAGCTAACGACCGCAATGAACCTTCACCCAAGGAGGAGAGGTCGGACTTATTTTAGGGTGATTccagaggaggaagatgagggaCCACCTCCCATTCCAGCCAATGAAAAGTGACGAAAAGTAACGCTCTCTACACTGATTGGCTGAGCCGCGGTTGAATCGTTGTCAAATTCAACAAAAAGTCACTCGGTGTCGCCTTGGTTTCATTTAGTGAATGACAAACTAAAACTTATTTAGGATTTTTGGGAAAGCGTGTTAAATCCATTTTAATGGGCACAATCGATTGTTTGATGGTTTAAATTGCTCAAACTGTGGGAATTACGACAAATCACCAATGAATAAAGTGTTGTTCCTCATTTCTGGGTCGTAAACAAAAGCCAAAGAAGAAACGTTCCGCTTTATGTGTGGCAAAGTTCACGGCAAACTGTAGGGTCGTCGTCACTTAATTAAGATCTTCATAATAGGCCTACATGGCAAGTTACACATAGGTATGACTTGGTAACCTATACGATCATATCCAAAGtcataatgtattttatttacagtttctTGTATACACATATTTGTTTTGCCTTGCTTTTgttccatttttatttcaacattaTTTGCTCTCACCACCTGTGGCCACTTCAACTTAAAATTGTCAGACTGGACCAAATGTATATgccattttgatgtttttgcacGTATTCAAGGCAAGCCCTTACACGTTTCTTTCATTTACCAGATTATAATTTCAAATTAGGGATAGGGAGCAATAGTAATCAGAATAGCCTCATTTAAAGCCTTGACATAATATAGCAACAAAAGGGTTGACAAATTAGAAACCCACTTTACATGTCAACACCACAACAAACTACAGCCTCCAACATGACCATAATGTTGAATCAATACCTTTCAGGCTTCCCCATTGAAAAGGTTGTCAAAACGGGACAGTATAACTTGTGGCTGCTGTATTGgactgtttatatatatatatactatactggTGTGGGTGAAGTGAATGTATGTTGTTAACCTTGGTAAAGTATAGCCCAAGTCAAAATCCCTTAGCAAACCACTGCTAAAGCACCACGAATACTGCACAGTGTATTTTGGGAGAATGGCTGGAGAAATTGGATGAATAAACTTCATAACTTCAACAATAAACTTCAAAGCGTGTGACAAGTGATGGTGAAAGGGTATTAAAAATTAACTAAAATAAACAGAAGACATTAAATGCTGGGATGTAGGAGACGCTGCATTTTGCAAGGACACACTAAGTGCTAGTCTCTGGGGATCAATCATGTTTATGTGTCatagccatagactgtatattattaattaataataatagactgtatattactaataatattattaaataataatatacagtctatggtcacaACTTTTCATATCATGCTTGTTCAAACGTGGGACAGACCAGTCACTTTTTATCCGTTAAAGATACGTTTGTAATATTATTGATCTCAGGACACtactcagattttttttgtctttacagGTGACCAACATCCCAGATATGAAGTTGGCTGTATGACTAGGCCTAGACTTGTTAAATCAGGATTATTCCAGAGagcgaaaagagtgaaatctcCCTTTTTTGTATTTCCATGtgaaacacatgcatgcaaaaaACAATCTGTGAAATCTCCTATTTTTTCACATAGCTACACAAAGAgaaagctttcacaaatctcAAAGTGGGTTTCAGACAGCTTTAATGCTTTACCTAAAATGTCTAAAACGCTTTCATAACAGTAAGTggtgcaaaaaacaaacaaacgagGAGGACCAATCTTTCAGCAATGTAAATTATGTTTCCCGAACCATGGCTTCATATACAGTAATTTCTTTGAACGCGCCAGCTGATGGGAGTCAGCTCGGGTCACCCAGCAGTCAcccagcggcagcagcagcggtCTCCATTTTAACTTCGACACCGAGCCATACCTCACGTGTCCTGGGCTGTCTCTCTCACATGACCCGAGTGTTTGTTCCCGTGATCAGCACTTCCATCTCCGTCTGTGACACCGAATATCACTTTTTATTATAACCCTGATGGATATGCTTGAACAGAGTCTGGACAGCGCAAGGTAATCGAGAGTCTGCCAAAATGGCTAACTGGGACAAGCTAGCTACAACATGCTATTTCGGATAGCTAGTTTACGACGCCAACTAAGGCCTGACCTAAAACTGTTGTTAAAATTCAAACTAAAGACTGCAGTTAAGTTAGAAAGAGAAGTGCAAGACTTTGCAAGCTGGATAGCTGTCTAGCTAGTTGTATCCTAGACAGGACCGATGGCCAGTTGTGAAAAACATGATCATGGTTAGCTaataacagtaacgttacaatAGCTACGTTAGCTTAGGTTAGGCATTAAAACACAAACGAGTGTGTTATCAGCCTAACCTGAGGACAGTAGcaatgttgtgtttttacatTGCGATAGTGATGTTGGTTGACTGGCGTCTTTGCACAAGTTTGCCATCAGCTAAAGCAAAGTTGAGGGTCagtaattatatttattttatccaGAATACTCACGAACGCTGGTTGCCTTGAAACTGAGTTAACGTTATTTGTTTTTCTGGTTTGCAGCCAAGAAAAGCAAGAAGAAGAGGTTGTCCAGACATCTGAAGGTAAACATGTAACGCTGTCTATTAAGCTGTCATTGACATCTGGCACCTGCGCACTGTATTTTGTATAACCATAATAGCCGAAAGTATTCAgttaaatttaaatgtatttatagaaGTTATCTCGGGACACTTTAGAGATAGAGTAGGTGTGGAccgcactctataatttacatagACTCAACAATTCTTGCAAGAGCATTCGGTGTGACAGCTGCGAGGAAAACCTTCATTTTATCAGGCAGAGACCTGGAACAGAACCTGGGTCTAGGTGGGCGGACATCTGCCTCAATCAGTTGCGGGTAGAGAGAGATTAAGAgagaaatatactgtatatactttatataaatCAATCTTAATCTTGTCATGATCTTGTTTGACAAATTGTATTTTGATGCTTAGGCAACATTGTTATTGAGCCCCAATACCAGTAAAGCCCCttttaattgaaaattgaattcagagagagagagagagagagatgcacagCAACTACATGAATATCTACGTAACATGCAGTGGTACAAATTGTTTCCGGCAGCTGAACTCAGGGCTTGATAGATGTCTTTATTAGTTTTGGTTCTTTTCCATTCTCACAACTGTCTTTTTCTGTCCTCTTTCCCCCCTTGAGACGGAACAGGAgaagagcagacagctgttacAATAGCCAGTGTTCAGCAGGCTGCAGCATTTGGTGACCACAACATACAATATCAGTTCCGCACTGAGGGTGGTCAGGTAAGTTACTAATGAATGGAATTATGGCCCTACCTGTGATTGTTGTTTCTTATTGCCACTGTCAGAAATTCACTTAATGTGGCCCTACTGcagtagtggaagaagtattcagatagtttacctaagtaaaagtagcaatactacagtataacaatactcaagtaaaagtcctacatGCTAACTCAAGTTAAGTACAAA
This window of the Perca flavescens isolate YP-PL-M2 chromosome 6, PFLA_1.0, whole genome shotgun sequence genome carries:
- the etfb gene encoding electron transfer flavoprotein subunit beta, which translates into the protein MSGRVLVGVKRVIDYAVKIRVKPDNSSVVTDGVKHSMNPFCEIAVEEAVKMKEKKLIKEVVAVSCGPQQAQETIRTALAMGADRGIHVEVTGKDYETLGPLQISKIMAALAKKEEAQLIILGKQAIDDDCNQTGQMTAALLDWPQGTFASEVSLEGDKIKVVREVDGGLETIKINVPAVITADLRLNTPRYATLPNIMKAKKKKIANMKPADLGVDITSRLEVLRVDEPPQRQAGVKVETVEDLVSKLKEAGLV